One stretch of Prunus persica cultivar Lovell chromosome G1, Prunus_persica_NCBIv2, whole genome shotgun sequence DNA includes these proteins:
- the LOC18792259 gene encoding uncharacterized protein LOC18792259 — MESHFCCHHADQVISSSHLHNRYQNNIKNDSMSSSSSSSLFLPSSSPPPSLLQQSYSPSSSSPALVGGGGGGEAGAGYIEHVVSKFDTLAGVAIKYGVEVADIKKMNGLVTDRQMFALRFLQIPLPGRHRPSPLSNGSNTPCQTSSDQTPPRHTQGDMFESFRSLRVTPQRKASPAMDSLQSYYGLKPRNQNSITEGFEMAVYKNGGGHYLENGHFLRGSPASDKPFGQRRKSRSLVKLDENGELSDSMPGTETREVDSDQFGEKLIRRRQKSEADFSRTPEMLLGDNSGSGSGTAGFSAFTGQCLALRPKAANRTALGTDVEAGGLNPIPVGLGDSFITDGLSGVRKSSSTSNLQDHDSSSSASIWSTSKWSLKPDLQVFSTAAIRKPIFDGLPKPTGRRKAALD, encoded by the exons ATGGAAAGCCACTTCTGTTGTCATCATGCAGATCAAGTGATTTCATCATCCCATTTACATAACCGATatcaaaataacattaaaaacGATTCAATGTCGTCGTCTTCTTCCTCGTCACTCTTTCTGCCGAGTTCTTCGCCGCCGCCATCACTGCTGCAGCAATCTTATTCTCCGTCTTCTTCGTCTCCCGCTTTGGtcggtggaggtggaggtggagaagCAGGTGCAGGTTATATAGAACACGTCGTTTCCAAATTTGACACGCTTGCTGGTGTCGCCATCAAATACGGCGTTGAG GTGGCCGACATCAAAAAGATGAATGGCCTTGTTACAGATCGTCAAATGTTTGCCCTCAGGTTTCTTCAGATTCCACTACCTGGGAGGCATCGTCCATCCCCTTTATCAAATGGTTCCAACACACCATG CCAGACTAGCTCTGACCAGACCCCACCCCGCCACACACAAGGTGATATGTTTGAATCATTCCGGTCCCTTAGAGTTACTCCTCAGCGGAAAGCCTCCCCGGCTATGGACTCTTTACAAAGTTATTACGGGCTGAAACCAAGAAATCAGAACTCCATAACTGAGGGTTTTGAAATGGCAGTCTACAAAAATGGAGGTGGCCATTATTTAGAAAATGGACACTTCCTTAGAGGCTCGCCAGCTTCTGACAAACCTTTTGGCCAACGTCGAAAGTCAAGAAGCTTAGTTAAGCTGGATGAGAATGGTGAACTTTCGGATTCCATGCCTGGTACGGAAACTAGAGAGGTTGACTCTGATCAATTTGGTGAAAAACTAATTAGGAGGCGTCAGAAATCAGAAGCTGACTTTTCTCGCACTCCTGAGATGCTGTTGGGAGATAACAGTGGCAGTGGCAGTGGCACTGCCGGGTTTTCAGCATTTACAGGGCAGTGCTTGGCCCTTAGACCCAAAGCAGCTAATCGAACGGCTTTAGGAACTGATGTTGAAGCTGGTGGCTTGAATCCTATACCAGTGGGTTTGGGTGATTCTTTTATAACAGACGGGTTGTCTGGAGTGAGGAAGTCGTCAAGCACATCAAATTTGCAGGATCACGACAGTAGCAGTTCTGCATCCATCTGGTCAACTTCCAAGTGGAGTTTGAAGCCAGATTTACAAGTATTTTCAACTGCG